A part of Terriglobia bacterium genomic DNA contains:
- the recJ gene encoding single-stranded-DNA-specific exonuclease RecJ has protein sequence MRWQLRAAEEERVTRLAAEAKLPPVVARLLVARGVTTADNANQFLNPSLDHLHSPLLMLGMDKAAERLRRAIANREQILIYGDYDVDGTTAVVILKTAVELCGGSAEFHVPHRIREGYGMKDDVIERAAAAGVSLIISVDTGIRAFAAAETAQRAGVDLIVTDHHLPEGHGVPPALAVLNPNQAGCAYPCKALCGAGVAFKLAQLLLEETGRARLLPSFLKMVAIATIADAVPLIGENRVFAKLGLEGLRHPVNVGLKALLEVSALSAKKLSASDVGFRIAPRLNAAGRMDVAQDVVDLFSVKDTERAREIAARLNQLNSDRQQEEQRILDAVEARLASAPDVRDTYCLVVDGDQWHRGVIGIAATRVVERYGRPTLVLSREDGEAYGSGRSIPAFHLLDALESCRDIFTRFGGHAHAVGFSLPCDRVPALRAALDSYARARLTPADFERVLDYDGELSLSEVTPALYECLQRLEPFGMSNPEPVFAARGTRVAFPPKILKEKHVKMRLANGAGKYARGIDALGWRMAERVQQASILAGDLVDVAFTLEVNDHPEFGGLELRLQDIVKSAHAQSASALSR, from the coding sequence ATGCGCTGGCAACTGCGAGCCGCGGAGGAAGAGCGCGTCACGCGCCTGGCGGCGGAGGCCAAGCTCCCGCCCGTGGTCGCCCGCCTGCTCGTCGCGCGCGGTGTCACCACTGCCGATAACGCGAACCAATTCCTTAATCCGAGCCTCGACCACCTGCATTCGCCCCTCCTGATGCTCGGCATGGACAAGGCCGCCGAGCGCCTGCGCCGCGCTATCGCCAACCGCGAGCAAATTCTCATCTACGGCGACTACGACGTGGACGGCACCACCGCCGTCGTCATCCTGAAAACTGCCGTCGAGCTGTGCGGCGGCAGCGCCGAGTTTCACGTGCCGCACCGCATCCGCGAAGGGTACGGCATGAAGGACGATGTCATCGAGCGCGCCGCCGCCGCCGGTGTGTCGCTCATCATCAGCGTGGACACCGGCATTCGCGCCTTCGCCGCCGCCGAAACCGCGCAACGCGCAGGCGTGGACCTGATCGTCACCGACCATCACTTGCCCGAAGGACACGGCGTGCCGCCCGCGTTGGCGGTGCTCAATCCCAATCAGGCTGGGTGCGCGTATCCATGCAAGGCACTGTGCGGCGCGGGCGTGGCCTTCAAGCTGGCGCAACTTCTGCTGGAAGAAACGGGACGCGCCCGCCTGCTGCCGTCGTTCTTGAAGATGGTCGCCATTGCCACGATTGCGGACGCGGTGCCGTTGATCGGCGAGAACCGCGTGTTCGCCAAGCTCGGCTTGGAGGGCCTGCGTCATCCGGTAAACGTCGGCCTGAAGGCGCTGTTGGAAGTCTCGGCGCTCAGCGCGAAGAAACTGAGCGCGAGCGATGTGGGGTTCCGCATCGCGCCGCGGTTGAACGCCGCCGGACGCATGGACGTGGCGCAGGATGTGGTCGACCTATTTAGCGTGAAGGACACGGAGCGGGCCCGCGAAATTGCCGCGCGGCTAAACCAGCTCAATTCCGACCGCCAGCAGGAGGAGCAGCGCATCCTGGACGCGGTCGAAGCACGCCTGGCGAGCGCACCCGATGTTCGTGATACGTACTGTCTCGTCGTGGACGGCGACCAGTGGCATCGCGGCGTGATTGGCATTGCCGCCACGCGGGTGGTCGAGCGCTACGGACGTCCGACTCTGGTCCTCTCGCGCGAGGATGGCGAGGCCTACGGCTCCGGGCGCTCCATTCCCGCGTTTCATCTGCTGGATGCGCTGGAGTCCTGCCGCGACATCTTCACGCGCTTCGGCGGGCACGCACATGCTGTTGGTTTTTCGCTGCCGTGCGACCGCGTTCCGGCGCTGCGTGCGGCGCTCGATTCCTACGCGCGCGCGCGGCTTACGCCTGCGGACTTCGAGCGCGTCCTGGATTACGACGGCGAACTGTCGCTGAGCGAGGTCACGCCCGCGCTCTACGAGTGCTTGCAGCGGCTGGAACCGTTTGGAATGAGCAATCCCGAGCCGGTGTTTGCCGCCCGCGGGACGCGCGTCGCCTTCCCGCCGAAGATCCTGAAAGAGAAGCACGTGAAGATGCGGCTCGCCAACGGCGCCGGAAAGTACGCTCGCGGCATTGACGCCCTGGGCTGGCGCATGGCCGAGCGAGTGCAGCAGGCGTCGATTCTCGCGGGTGATTTGGTCGATGTCGCTTTTACGCTCGAAGTTAACGATCACCCTGAATTCGGCGGGCTGGAGTTGCGGCTGCAGGATATCGTCAAATCAGCGCACGCGCAGAGCGCCAGCGCCTTATCGCGCTAA
- a CDS encoding antibiotic biosynthesis monooxygenase, which produces MFTRVVEIRTKVGKSRAFSTTLNEKVLPILRKQRGFVDTITMVSNCESDRILALSFWQSEADAERYNREQFLTVTQILLPLLETAPKVQSFTVDTSTTHGIVKGKAA; this is translated from the coding sequence ATGTTCACTCGAGTGGTCGAAATCCGCACCAAAGTGGGCAAGAGCCGCGCCTTCAGTACCACGCTGAACGAGAAGGTCCTGCCCATCCTCAGAAAGCAACGAGGGTTCGTTGACACGATCACGATGGTCTCGAACTGCGAGTCCGACCGCATCCTCGCCCTCAGTTTCTGGCAGTCGGAGGCGGACGCGGAGCGCTACAACCGCGAGCAGTTCCTCACCGTCACCCAGATCCTGTTGCCGCTGCTCGAGACCGCGCCCAAGGTCCAGTCTTTCACCGTAGACACCTCAACCACTCACGGCATCGTCAAGGGCAAGGCCGCATAA
- a CDS encoding xanthine dehydrogenase family protein subunit M translates to MKAFEYATPKTKEQAVGLLGQNWGDAELLAGGTDLLALMKDDVVAPKRLVNVKSIAGLDAVSYNARTGLRIGALVRIADFADNADVRKHYPTLARVADDAASPQIRNQATLGGNLCQRPRCWYFRNGYGLLAKDPQSGKSLVVEGDNRYHAILGNDGPAYFVSPSSIAPALIAAGAKVRIFGPNGARELPLEKFFVIPKSDGEREHDLRPNEIMTEIVVPPPSDERFGHYEVRQKAEFDWPLATASVALKMSGNKVQEARIVMGHVAPIPWVCDKYVAATLLGQAVTETTADAAGVVAAEKEGKSLGKNGYKIRLAHVAVKRAILQAAKGA, encoded by the coding sequence ATGAAGGCCTTCGAATACGCCACGCCCAAAACCAAAGAGCAGGCCGTCGGGCTTCTCGGGCAGAACTGGGGCGACGCCGAACTGCTCGCCGGCGGCACCGATCTGCTCGCGCTCATGAAGGACGACGTCGTCGCCCCCAAGCGCCTGGTCAACGTCAAGTCGATCGCCGGTCTCGACGCCGTCAGCTACAACGCGCGCACCGGGCTGCGCATTGGCGCGCTGGTCCGCATCGCCGACTTCGCCGACAACGCCGACGTCCGCAAGCATTACCCAACGCTCGCCCGCGTTGCCGACGACGCTGCCAGCCCGCAGATCCGCAACCAGGCGACCCTGGGCGGCAACCTCTGCCAGCGTCCGCGCTGCTGGTATTTCCGCAACGGCTACGGCCTGCTCGCCAAGGACCCGCAGAGCGGCAAGTCGCTCGTCGTCGAGGGCGACAACCGCTATCACGCCATCCTCGGCAACGACGGCCCCGCGTACTTCGTTTCGCCGTCCAGCATTGCGCCCGCCCTCATCGCCGCCGGCGCCAAGGTCCGCATCTTCGGTCCTAATGGCGCGCGCGAACTGCCGCTGGAAAAGTTCTTCGTGATTCCGAAATCGGATGGTGAGCGGGAGCACGACCTGCGGCCCAACGAGATCATGACCGAGATCGTCGTTCCGCCTCCGTCGGACGAACGCTTTGGCCACTACGAAGTCCGTCAGAAAGCCGAATTCGACTGGCCGCTGGCGACCGCCTCGGTCGCGCTGAAGATGAGCGGCAATAAGGTGCAGGAGGCGCGCATCGTGATGGGCCACGTGGCGCCCATCCCGTGGGTCTGCGACAAGTACGTGGCGGCCACACTGCTCGGGCAGGCGGTAACCGAGACTACAGCGGATGCTGCCGGCGTCGTCGCCGCCGAGAAGGAAGGCAAGAGCCTGGGCAAGAATGGCTACAAGATCCGGCTGGCGCACGTGGCCGTCAAACGCGCGATTTTGCAGGCCGCGAAAGGCGCGTGA
- a CDS encoding xanthine dehydrogenase family protein molybdopterin-binding subunit: MADYKWPDAQHRTLIGTRQTRVDGPVKVSGRAKYTYDQNPKGLLAGAILRSPHAHAKVVSVDTSAAERMPGVKAVQVLQGDGKEIRWAGDEIVALAAIDERTAEDALRAIKVQYNVLPHFVDDTTEPKDAAEETGPLALDDLVNMFSNQVPEPQIAATVQKRGLSFPVADDLVKRMRSFNVGENVIKALQSAPQKPPETTRSPFKKSAANVTGNPDQAFQSAEVTSTGLYGVPVITHCCLEAHGVVAHWPDAEHLETQVSTQSVSDMPNQIAGALAGAGIQIPASNIRNQQQHVGGGFGSKFAADRWSLAAAQLSKKAGGAPVKIMLDRRAELEVAGARPSAHARVKLAAKKDGAITAWDSQSWGTGGPLGGNMPPIPYIFTEIPNQRKQHISIATNIGPARAWRAPNHPQAAVLTMCAIDDLAARLGMDPFDVFLKNLALTPRANVYEAELKKADELMQWKKRWHPRGDKTSGPMKQGLGLSIHTWGGRGHQGAGDLTIHPDGTVEYRSGTQDLGTGTRTAIAMVIGETLGLPLDAITVKIGDTNFPHDGGSGGSTTIGAVSAESRRAATDALNELLAKVAPTLGVPPDQLEALYGTIRVKDSQGKSVTWKKACSMLGATGVTAHGKNPDPSKPPDLTNSGVGGAQMADVSVDVETGIVRINKMVAVQDCGLVINLKTAESQCYGAMIMGISYALFEEKIMDPTTGRMLNPNLQFYRLAGYGDIPELVVHMMTGPGYDERGVIGLGEPPVISPGAAISNAVANAIGVRVPFLPITPDRVLAALEKKGGAA, from the coding sequence ATGGCGGATTACAAGTGGCCCGATGCGCAACATCGCACGCTGATCGGAACGCGCCAGACTAGAGTGGACGGTCCCGTCAAAGTCTCGGGGCGTGCGAAATACACCTACGACCAGAATCCCAAGGGCCTGCTGGCCGGCGCCATCCTGCGCTCGCCGCACGCCCACGCCAAGGTGGTCAGCGTGGACACCAGCGCCGCCGAGCGCATGCCCGGCGTCAAAGCGGTTCAAGTCCTGCAAGGTGATGGCAAGGAAATCCGCTGGGCAGGCGACGAGATCGTCGCCCTCGCCGCCATTGACGAGCGCACCGCCGAGGACGCCCTGCGCGCCATCAAGGTGCAGTACAACGTCTTGCCGCACTTCGTGGACGACACCACCGAGCCCAAAGACGCCGCCGAAGAAACCGGTCCGCTCGCGCTCGACGACCTGGTCAACATGTTCAGCAACCAGGTGCCGGAGCCGCAGATCGCCGCCACCGTGCAGAAGCGCGGCCTCAGCTTCCCGGTCGCCGACGACCTAGTCAAACGCATGCGCTCCTTCAACGTCGGCGAGAACGTCATCAAGGCCCTGCAATCGGCGCCGCAGAAGCCCCCGGAAACTACGCGCTCGCCCTTCAAGAAATCCGCCGCCAACGTGACTGGAAATCCCGATCAGGCATTCCAGTCCGCCGAGGTCACGAGCACAGGCCTCTATGGCGTACCGGTAATCACCCACTGCTGCTTGGAAGCGCACGGCGTGGTCGCGCACTGGCCCGATGCCGAGCACCTGGAAACGCAGGTCTCGACGCAGAGTGTCTCCGACATGCCGAACCAGATTGCGGGAGCTCTGGCTGGCGCTGGCATCCAGATTCCCGCCTCCAACATTCGCAACCAGCAGCAGCATGTCGGCGGAGGTTTCGGCAGCAAGTTCGCCGCCGATCGCTGGAGTCTGGCGGCGGCGCAGTTGTCGAAGAAAGCCGGCGGCGCTCCGGTCAAGATCATGCTCGACCGGCGCGCCGAACTGGAAGTCGCCGGCGCGCGTCCATCGGCGCACGCGCGCGTCAAGCTCGCCGCCAAAAAAGACGGCGCCATCACCGCCTGGGACTCGCAATCCTGGGGCACGGGAGGCCCGCTGGGCGGAAATATGCCGCCCATTCCGTACATCTTCACGGAAATTCCCAATCAGCGGAAACAGCACATCTCGATTGCAACCAATATCGGCCCCGCGCGCGCTTGGCGAGCGCCCAACCATCCGCAAGCCGCGGTGCTCACCATGTGCGCCATCGACGACCTCGCCGCGCGGCTCGGCATGGACCCCTTTGACGTCTTCCTGAAGAACCTGGCGCTCACCCCGCGCGCCAACGTTTACGAAGCCGAGCTCAAGAAAGCCGACGAGCTCATGCAGTGGAAGAAGCGCTGGCATCCGCGCGGCGACAAGACTTCCGGCCCAATGAAGCAGGGCCTCGGCCTCTCCATCCACACCTGGGGCGGACGCGGACATCAGGGCGCCGGCGACCTCACCATCCATCCCGACGGCACCGTCGAGTACCGCAGCGGCACGCAGGATCTGGGCACGGGCACGCGCACCGCCATCGCCATGGTCATCGGCGAAACCCTCGGCCTGCCGCTGGATGCGATCACCGTCAAGATCGGCGACACCAATTTCCCGCACGACGGCGGCTCCGGCGGCTCCACCACCATCGGCGCCGTCTCCGCCGAATCGCGCCGCGCCGCTACCGACGCGCTCAACGAACTGCTCGCCAAAGTTGCGCCCACGCTCGGCGTCCCGCCCGACCAGCTCGAAGCCCTCTATGGCACCATCCGCGTCAAGGACAGCCAGGGCAAGAGCGTCACCTGGAAGAAGGCGTGCTCCATGCTCGGCGCCACCGGCGTTACCGCGCATGGCAAGAATCCCGACCCGTCCAAGCCGCCCGACCTCACCAACAGCGGCGTTGGCGGCGCGCAGATGGCCGATGTCTCCGTGGATGTGGAAACCGGCATCGTCCGCATCAACAAGATGGTCGCGGTGCAGGATTGCGGCCTCGTCATCAACCTCAAGACCGCCGAATCGCAGTGCTACGGCGCCATGATCATGGGCATCAGCTACGCCCTGTTCGAAGAAAAAATCATGGACCCGACCACCGGCCGCATGTTGAACCCCAACCTGCAGTTCTACCGCCTCGCCGGTTACGGCGACATTCCCGAGCTGGTCGTCCACATGATGACCGGCCCCGGCTACGACGAGCGCGGCGTCATCGGACTGGGCGAGCCGCCGGTGATCTCGCCCGGCGCAGCAATCTCCAACGCCGTCGCCAATGCCATCGGCGTGCGCGTGCCCTTCCTGCCCATCACCCCCGACCGCGTACTTGCTGCGCTGGAGAAGAAAGGAGGTGCCGCATGA
- a CDS encoding (2Fe-2S)-binding protein, protein MPDDDPKVKEQGVSRREFLKISAVAAAVPAVVGPTVLEVAGEEVKVYGPGKTPITLTVNGKKYSADLEPRVTLLDALRDNFDLTGAKRVCDRAECGACTVLLDDRPVYACAVLAIDAQGHSITTVEGITSGDALHPLQHAFVANDAQQCGFCTPGFVMASYALLKHNPNPSREQVVKGLGGNYCRCGTYYGMRGAIGQMTGNKGA, encoded by the coding sequence ATGCCCGACGATGATCCGAAAGTGAAAGAGCAAGGCGTCTCCCGCCGCGAGTTCCTGAAAATTTCCGCCGTCGCTGCGGCGGTTCCCGCGGTGGTCGGCCCCACCGTGCTCGAAGTTGCCGGCGAAGAGGTCAAAGTCTACGGCCCGGGCAAGACTCCCATCACGCTCACGGTCAACGGCAAGAAGTACAGCGCCGATCTGGAGCCGCGCGTCACGCTGCTCGACGCCCTGCGTGACAACTTCGACCTCACCGGCGCCAAGCGCGTCTGCGACCGCGCCGAGTGCGGCGCCTGCACCGTGCTGCTCGACGATCGCCCGGTGTACGCCTGCGCCGTGCTCGCCATCGACGCCCAGGGGCACAGCATCACCACGGTCGAAGGCATTACCAGCGGCGACGCCCTCCATCCCTTGCAGCACGCCTTCGTCGCCAACGATGCCCAGCAGTGCGGCTTCTGCACCCCGGGCTTCGTCATGGCCAGCTACGCCCTGCTGAAGCACAACCCCAATCCGAGTCGCGAGCAGGTGGTCAAGGGCCTGGGCGGAAACTACTGCCGCTGTGGTACCTACTACGGCATGCGCGGCGCTATCGGTCAGATGACCGGGAACAAGGGAGCGTGA
- the purU gene encoding formyltetrahydrofolate deformylase: protein MEHETAVLLISCPDQKGLVAGVSDFIYRHGGNIVHADQHIDPQEGIFFQRVEWELSGFNLAREEIGDAFREIAGRLQMRWRLRFSSTLTRVAIFVSKYDHCLLDLLHSSRTGELPGEIAVVVSNHPDLEPIVAPLGIPFHVFPITPENKCAQEEQELKLLTELRVDLVVLARYMQILTPHFLESYPNLVINIHHSFLPAFIGKKPYHQAYERGVKLIGATSHYVTEELDQGPIIEQDLCRVTHRDSLDDLLRKGRELERNVLIRSVRWHLLHRVLPYGRKTVVFD, encoded by the coding sequence ATGGAGCACGAAACAGCCGTACTGCTCATTTCCTGCCCCGACCAGAAGGGCCTTGTAGCCGGTGTTTCGGATTTTATTTACCGTCATGGGGGCAACATCGTCCATGCGGACCAACACATTGACCCACAGGAGGGCATCTTCTTTCAGCGAGTGGAGTGGGAGCTAAGCGGCTTCAACCTGGCCAGGGAGGAGATCGGCGATGCTTTCCGAGAGATTGCCGGGCGCCTGCAAATGCGCTGGCGGCTCCGCTTTTCATCGACCCTGACGCGGGTGGCGATCTTCGTTTCTAAGTACGATCACTGCCTGTTGGACCTGCTGCATAGCAGCCGGACCGGCGAGCTGCCCGGCGAGATTGCCGTCGTGGTGAGCAACCATCCGGACCTGGAACCGATTGTCGCCCCACTCGGCATTCCTTTCCATGTGTTCCCGATTACTCCGGAAAACAAATGCGCGCAGGAAGAGCAGGAGCTCAAATTACTCACCGAGCTGCGCGTCGACCTGGTGGTGCTGGCGAGATACATGCAAATTCTTACGCCGCATTTCCTGGAAAGCTATCCCAATCTCGTCATTAACATCCATCACTCGTTTCTACCGGCTTTCATCGGCAAGAAACCGTACCATCAGGCGTATGAGCGAGGCGTTAAGCTGATCGGCGCCACCAGTCATTATGTGACCGAAGAGCTGGACCAAGGTCCTATCATTGAACAGGATCTTTGCCGGGTGACGCACCGCGATTCCCTCGACGACTTGCTGCGCAAAGGCCGCGAGTTGGAGAGGAATGTACTCATCCGCTCAGTGCGATGGCATCTATTGCATCGCGTGCTGCCCTACGGAAGAAAAACCGTTGTGTTTGATTGA
- a CDS encoding alpha/beta fold hydrolase, protein MRREPEIRPFSDAPADEVPVRGFLHVPASSSGDGLVLTHGAGANCRSPLLVALASAFCEAGITVLCCDLPFRQLRPHGPPQRGSAKRDQRGLRRAVESIRQMVAGRVFLGGHSYGGRQGTLLTASAPGLADGLLLLSYPLHPPKRQDQLRTAHFPDLHTPALFVSGTRDGFGAIEELTAALKLIPARVQLLAIEGAGHELMSKRNAAELPTAVKNAFAEMFRRATVDASSR, encoded by the coding sequence ATGAGGCGCGAGCCTGAAATCCGGCCATTCAGCGATGCGCCTGCCGACGAGGTTCCAGTTCGCGGCTTCCTGCACGTTCCCGCAAGTTCTTCCGGTGACGGGCTGGTCCTGACTCACGGCGCCGGGGCAAATTGCCGATCGCCGCTGCTGGTCGCCCTGGCGAGCGCGTTTTGCGAGGCAGGGATAACGGTGCTCTGCTGCGACCTCCCGTTCCGCCAGTTGCGGCCGCATGGACCGCCGCAACGCGGCAGCGCCAAACGCGACCAACGGGGACTGCGCCGGGCAGTCGAGTCGATTCGGCAGATGGTTGCGGGTCGCGTGTTTCTGGGCGGACATTCCTACGGTGGGCGTCAAGGGACGTTGCTGACGGCCAGCGCTCCGGGGCTGGCTGATGGACTGCTGTTGCTCTCCTACCCACTGCACCCGCCCAAACGTCAGGATCAACTAAGAACGGCGCATTTTCCAGACCTGCACACGCCGGCTCTGTTTGTAAGCGGCACACGCGACGGGTTCGGCGCCATCGAGGAACTGACGGCGGCGCTGAAGCTGATCCCCGCACGCGTGCAGTTGTTGGCAATCGAGGGTGCGGGGCATGAACTGATGAGCAAGCGGAACGCTGCCGAACTACCGACAGCGGTCAAGAATGCTTTCGCCGAAATGTTCCGGCGCGCCACAGTGGACGCGAGCTCCAGATAG
- a CDS encoding DUF1326 domain-containing protein: MRRVALLAVLTLLGITAGHTSAPMADWAINATAVEACSCPHFCICYFNSHPAAHHENGKSGHYCKFNNAYKVNKGHYGNTSLAGAKFWITGDLGSDFSHGEMDWALVTFDKATTPKQRKALGEILGHMFPVKWKSFQTAEGDIEWTADKNQAHASINGGKVAEVKLKRFQGMTNEPAVLKNVRYWGTPRNDGFVMMPNEFEAYREGPKAFEFKRTNGFMLTFDMTSKDVAPKKGSSMGY; this comes from the coding sequence ATGCGTAGAGTGGCATTGCTGGCTGTCCTTACCCTGCTCGGCATTACCGCCGGTCACACGTCCGCGCCCATGGCGGACTGGGCGATCAATGCGACCGCGGTTGAGGCCTGCAGTTGTCCTCATTTCTGCATCTGCTATTTCAACTCGCACCCGGCGGCGCACCACGAGAACGGCAAATCCGGCCACTACTGCAAGTTCAACAACGCTTATAAAGTCAACAAGGGCCATTACGGCAACACCAGTCTGGCGGGCGCCAAGTTCTGGATCACCGGCGACCTGGGCAGCGACTTCTCGCATGGCGAGATGGACTGGGCGTTGGTGACATTCGACAAAGCTACTACGCCCAAACAACGCAAGGCGCTGGGCGAGATCCTGGGCCACATGTTTCCGGTGAAGTGGAAATCGTTCCAGACCGCCGAGGGCGACATCGAGTGGACCGCCGACAAGAACCAGGCGCACGCCAGCATCAATGGCGGCAAGGTTGCCGAGGTCAAGCTGAAGCGGTTCCAGGGCATGACGAATGAACCTGCCGTGCTGAAGAATGTCAGATACTGGGGAACGCCGCGCAACGACGGTTTCGTCATGATGCCGAATGAGTTCGAAGCCTATCGGGAAGGCCCGAAGGCGTTCGAGTTCAAACGCACCAACGGATTCATGCTCACCTTCGACATGACCTCGAAGGATGTAGCGCCGAAAAAGGGATCATCGATGGGCTACTGA
- a CDS encoding rhomboid family intramembrane serine protease, producing MLLPIRHENMTARRWPVVTLTLIVLNTLAFLLTHSTIEKQAADLGPVKAHILMLAASHPELKMPEDARQFVTTFREHNPGLWKELQHPSRQLADGFDVRMRLMEDADPLQAEMNSLAKQYSELAGAALTEQYAFVPAHPKPLAYITANFLHGGWLHLIGNMWFLWLAGFVLEDAWGRVLYSVVYVIAGVAALQVHAWANAGSLVPTLGASGAVAALMGAFLVRFPKMRIEMMWLWMWMFRIRVHRFKAPAYTLLPVWLLMEVFYGSLFGKMSGVAHWAHVGGFVFGMVAAAVLHFTGLEQVANKAIEEKVSLTADPEITRASELIDGGQFDEALTVLANHMAAQPDSIDACNLLQQLHWRKGDIPAYHDAITKLCTLHLKHRYDEAGWQDYEEFLNSGGKRMPAATWLGLCRAAEGLQLYDRALAEYDKLAAAHPTGREAVMAKAGAGRICLARLNRPQDALRYFEAAAASPVPHLDLETNIDAGIREAKAAISPGANAAAAVARA from the coding sequence ATGCTCCTCCCAATCCGGCATGAAAACATGACGGCGCGGCGATGGCCTGTCGTCACGCTGACGCTGATTGTCCTCAACACGCTTGCGTTCCTCCTCACGCACTCGACGATCGAGAAGCAAGCAGCGGACCTCGGGCCGGTGAAGGCGCACATCCTGATGCTGGCCGCCTCGCACCCGGAATTGAAGATGCCGGAGGACGCGCGGCAGTTCGTCACCACCTTCCGCGAACACAATCCCGGCCTGTGGAAGGAACTCCAGCATCCCAGCCGTCAACTTGCGGATGGGTTCGATGTGCGGATGCGTCTGATGGAGGACGCGGATCCGCTGCAAGCGGAGATGAACTCGCTGGCGAAGCAATACAGCGAGCTGGCCGGGGCCGCGCTGACCGAGCAGTATGCGTTCGTTCCGGCGCATCCCAAGCCACTGGCGTATATCACCGCGAACTTTCTGCACGGCGGGTGGCTGCACCTGATCGGCAACATGTGGTTCCTGTGGCTGGCGGGCTTCGTGCTCGAGGACGCGTGGGGCCGGGTCCTGTATTCCGTCGTGTATGTGATCGCCGGCGTCGCCGCGCTGCAGGTTCACGCCTGGGCTAACGCCGGCAGCCTGGTCCCGACGCTGGGGGCTTCCGGCGCGGTGGCGGCGCTGATGGGTGCCTTCCTGGTGCGCTTCCCCAAGATGCGCATCGAGATGATGTGGCTGTGGATGTGGATGTTCCGCATTCGCGTTCACCGCTTCAAGGCGCCGGCCTACACGCTGCTGCCGGTGTGGCTGCTGATGGAAGTTTTCTACGGCTCGCTGTTCGGGAAGATGAGCGGCGTAGCGCACTGGGCGCACGTCGGCGGGTTCGTATTCGGCATGGTGGCGGCGGCGGTCCTGCACTTCACGGGCCTGGAACAGGTGGCTAACAAGGCCATCGAGGAGAAAGTCAGCTTGACGGCTGACCCGGAGATCACGCGGGCCAGCGAGTTGATAGACGGTGGCCAGTTCGACGAAGCCTTGACGGTCCTGGCCAATCACATGGCGGCGCAGCCGGACTCGATTGACGCCTGCAACCTGCTGCAACAGCTTCACTGGCGCAAGGGCGACATCCCCGCTTATCACGACGCGATTACGAAGCTCTGCACCCTGCATCTGAAGCACCGGTACGACGAAGCCGGGTGGCAAGATTACGAAGAATTCCTGAACTCCGGCGGCAAGCGGATGCCGGCCGCGACGTGGCTGGGCTTGTGTCGGGCGGCGGAGGGACTGCAGTTGTACGATCGCGCTCTCGCCGAATACGACAAGCTGGCGGCGGCCCATCCTACCGGGCGCGAGGCGGTTATGGCGAAGGCGGGTGCGGGCAGGATCTGCCTGGCGCGGCTGAACCGTCCGCAGGATGCCCTGCGCTATTTTGAAGCGGCGGCGGCTTCACCGGTGCCTCACTTGGACCTGGAGACTAATATCGACGCCGGGATTCGCGAGGCCAAGGCGGCAATCTCGCCTGGTGCAAACGCGGCTGCGGCTGTCGCGCGCGCGTAG